One region of Sphingomonas abietis genomic DNA includes:
- the secA gene encoding preprotein translocase subunit SecA: protein MFGGLAKSIFGSSNDRYVKSLRATVAKIAALEPAIAALDDAALANQTVLFRARMEQGETLDDLLPEAFATIREAAKRVLGQRHYDVQMIGGMVLHRGEIAEMRTGEGKTLVATLATYLNALTGKGVHVITVNDYLASRDAGWMGQVYRFMGLTTGVIVPNVPDHERRAAYHADITYGTNNEFGFDYLRDNMKYDRSQMVQRPFNFAIVDEVDSILIDEARTPLIISGPTDDKSELYMSVDAVVKNLTPDDYELDEKARSVILTEDGTEKIERMLETAGLLEGDNLYDYENTQVVHHLNQALKANAVFKRDIDYIVKDDKVIIIDEFTGRMMDGRRWSDGLHQAVEAKEGVKIEPENQTLASITFQNYFRMYPKLGGMTGTASTEASEFFEIYKMNVVTIPTNVPVQRQDDDDEFYKSIHDKFGAIAKAIRQKQETGGQPILVGTVSIEKSELLSEFLQKEQVAHKVLNARHHESEAHIVAQAGRIGAVTIATNMAGRGTDIQLGGNLEFRMLDEHPDLVEGTPEYEARAAAIRIEIEAEKASVLAHGGLFVLGTERHESRRIDNQLRGRSGRQGDPGLSRFYLSLDDDLLRIFGPQTLFARMMNKNLEDGEAIISPWITKAIETAQKKVEARNYDVRKQVVEYDDVMNDQRKIIYEQRSDIMDAATVDDVTDEMRGETVSALVGDACPIGSYPEQWDGEGLHARVLEIFAVDLPILEWVAEEGIEPEILAERIKAQADAQIEAKIAEITVDSWRGIEKSVLLQSLDEHWKDHLSRLDALRQVIHLRAYAQKTPINEYKQEAFAMFERMLETIREDVTRILAQVHFQAPPELPELPEFLTTHLDPFTATDDTADRDGYDHGFVTTRIAPMQIPQPEMPESNLGTDPSTWDDQISRNAPCPCGSGNKYKHCHGAL, encoded by the coding sequence ATGTTCGGCGGCCTCGCCAAGTCCATCTTCGGTTCGTCCAACGACCGTTACGTCAAGTCGCTGCGCGCCACCGTCGCCAAGATCGCGGCGCTGGAGCCCGCCATCGCCGCGCTGGACGACGCCGCGCTCGCCAACCAGACGGTGCTGTTCCGTGCCCGCATGGAGCAGGGCGAGACGCTCGACGATCTGCTCCCCGAAGCCTTCGCCACGATCCGCGAAGCCGCCAAGCGCGTGCTCGGCCAGCGCCATTACGACGTCCAGATGATCGGCGGCATGGTGCTCCACCGCGGCGAGATCGCCGAGATGCGCACCGGCGAGGGCAAGACGCTGGTGGCGACGCTCGCCACCTACCTGAACGCGCTCACCGGCAAGGGCGTCCACGTCATCACCGTGAACGACTATCTTGCCAGCCGCGATGCGGGCTGGATGGGCCAGGTCTATCGGTTCATGGGGCTGACCACCGGCGTGATCGTGCCCAACGTGCCCGATCATGAGCGGCGCGCCGCCTATCATGCCGACATTACCTACGGCACGAACAACGAGTTCGGCTTTGATTATCTGCGCGACAACATGAAATATGATCGCTCGCAGATGGTGCAGCGGCCGTTCAATTTCGCGATCGTGGACGAGGTGGACTCGATCCTGATCGACGAGGCGCGCACCCCGCTGATCATCTCCGGCCCGACCGACGACAAGTCCGAGCTCTATATGAGCGTCGACGCGGTGGTGAAGAACCTGACCCCCGACGATTATGAGCTGGACGAGAAGGCGCGCTCGGTGATCCTCACCGAGGACGGCACCGAGAAGATCGAGCGGATGCTGGAAACCGCCGGTCTGCTCGAGGGCGACAATCTCTACGACTATGAGAACACCCAGGTGGTTCACCATCTGAACCAGGCCTTGAAGGCCAATGCCGTGTTCAAGCGCGACATCGACTATATCGTCAAGGACGACAAGGTCATCATCATCGACGAGTTCACCGGCCGCATGATGGACGGCCGGCGCTGGTCGGACGGGCTTCACCAGGCGGTGGAGGCCAAGGAAGGCGTCAAGATCGAGCCGGAGAACCAGACGCTCGCCTCGATCACCTTCCAGAATTATTTCCGCATGTACCCGAAGCTCGGCGGCATGACCGGCACCGCGTCGACCGAAGCCTCCGAATTCTTCGAAATCTACAAGATGAACGTGGTCACCATCCCGACCAACGTGCCGGTGCAGCGCCAGGACGACGACGACGAATTCTACAAGAGCATACACGACAAGTTCGGCGCCATCGCCAAGGCGATCCGGCAGAAGCAGGAGACCGGCGGCCAGCCGATCCTCGTCGGCACCGTCTCGATCGAGAAGTCTGAACTGCTGAGCGAGTTCCTCCAGAAGGAGCAGGTCGCCCATAAGGTGCTGAACGCGCGCCATCACGAGAGCGAGGCGCATATCGTCGCGCAGGCGGGGCGCATCGGCGCCGTCACCATCGCCACCAACATGGCGGGGCGCGGCACCGACATCCAGCTCGGCGGCAATCTCGAATTCCGGATGCTCGACGAGCATCCCGATCTGGTCGAGGGTACGCCCGAATATGAGGCGCGCGCCGCCGCGATCCGCATCGAGATCGAGGCCGAGAAGGCCTCGGTGCTCGCCCATGGCGGGCTGTTCGTGCTCGGCACCGAGCGCCACGAAAGCCGCCGTATCGACAACCAGCTGCGCGGCCGCTCGGGCCGCCAGGGCGATCCCGGCCTCAGCCGCTTCTACCTCAGCCTCGACGACGATCTGCTGCGCATCTTCGGCCCGCAGACCCTGTTCGCACGGATGATGAACAAGAATCTCGAGGATGGCGAGGCGATCATCTCGCCGTGGATCACCAAGGCGATCGAGACCGCGCAGAAGAAGGTCGAGGCGCGCAATTACGACGTCCGCAAGCAGGTCGTCGAATATGACGACGTGATGAACGACCAGCGCAAGATCATCTATGAGCAGCGCTCCGACATCATGGACGCCGCCACCGTTGACGACGTGACCGACGAGATGCGCGGCGAGACCGTCTCGGCGCTGGTCGGCGATGCCTGCCCGATCGGCTCCTATCCGGAGCAGTGGGACGGCGAAGGCCTGCACGCGCGGGTGCTCGAGATCTTCGCGGTCGATCTGCCGATCCTGGAATGGGTGGCCGAGGAGGGCATCGAGCCGGAAATCCTGGCCGAGCGGATCAAGGCGCAGGCCGATGCCCAGATCGAGGCGAAGATCGCCGAGATCACCGTCGATTCCTGGCGCGGCATCGAGAAGAGCGTGCTGCTCCAGTCGCTGGACGAGCATTGGAAGGACCATCTGTCGCGGCTCGATGCGTTGCGCCAGGTCATCCATCTGCGCGCCTATGCGCAGAAGACGCCGATCAACGAATATAAGCAGGAAGCCTTCGCGATGTTCGAGCGGATGCTCGAGACCATCCGCGAGGACGTCACCCGCATCCTGGCCCAGGTCCATTTCCAGGCGCCGCCGGAACTGCCCGAGCTGCCGGAATTCCTGACCACCCATCTGGATCCCTTCACCGCGACCGACGATACCGCCGATCGCGATGGCTATGATCATGGCTTCGTCACCACCCGCATCGCGCCGATGCAGATTCCGCAGCCGGAAATGCCCGAGAGCAATCTCGGCACGGACCCATCGACCTGGGACGACCAGATCAGCCGCAATGCGCCATGTCCGTGCGGATCGGGCAACAAGTACAAGCACTGCCACGGCGCCCTGTAG
- a CDS encoding hydrolase, giving the protein MPAFDPKTTALILIDLQKGIVAMDLAPRTGAEIVTTSHALAARFREAGAPVILVHVDFQPGEAPSQAVDAPMGGGERPADWAELVEGVRHDGDVIVLKHHWGAFTGTDLDLQLRRRGVKTVLIGGIATNFGVESTARSAWEHSYDVVIVEDACTSAKAELHDFAVKAIFPRISRVVTTDAIHFG; this is encoded by the coding sequence ATGCCCGCGTTCGACCCCAAGACCACCGCCCTCATCCTCATCGATCTCCAGAAGGGGATCGTCGCGATGGACCTCGCGCCCCGCACCGGCGCCGAGATCGTGACCACCTCGCACGCGCTCGCCGCCCGCTTCCGCGAAGCCGGCGCGCCTGTGATCCTCGTCCATGTCGATTTCCAGCCCGGCGAGGCCCCGTCTCAGGCGGTCGACGCGCCGATGGGCGGCGGCGAGCGCCCGGCCGACTGGGCCGAGCTGGTCGAAGGCGTCCGCCACGACGGCGACGTCATCGTGCTCAAGCATCATTGGGGCGCCTTCACCGGCACCGACCTCGACCTGCAACTGCGCCGGCGCGGGGTGAAGACCGTGCTGATCGGCGGCATCGCCACCAATTTCGGCGTCGAATCGACCGCGCGATCGGCATGGGAACACAGCTACGACGTCGTGATCGTCGAGGACGCCTGCACCTCCGCCAAGGCCGAGCTGCACGATTTCGCGGTGAAGGCGATCTTCCCGCGGATCAGCCGCGTCGTGACGACCGACGCGATCCACTTCGGCTGA
- the argJ gene encoding bifunctional glutamate N-acetyltransferase/amino-acid acetyltransferase ArgJ, producing the protein MSDAVSPLATPFPAMPAIAGVRTATVRAGYKAWDRTDLTLALFDEGTAVAGVTTQSRCPSPEVEWCRAALPLGRVRALVVNAGNSNAFTGHRGRAAVEAIAARVAASIGCQPSDVFVASTGVIGVPLPIPTAEAGVDAALVAPETGWEAVAAAISTTDTFPKGAIARAVIGDRTVNIVGVIKGSGMIAPDMATMLGFIFTDAAIDPLFLQQMLNAANGRSFSCITVDGDTSTSDTVLAFATGKAGNAPLASHDDAGADAFAAALADVCLQLAQLVVRDGEGASKFIEIEVAGAESDDSARTIALSIANSPLVKTAIAGEDANWGRVVMAVGKAGEPAERDRLAIRFGDTQVAAGGLAVEGYDEAPVAAHLKGQDVRIGVDLGLGEGHATVWTCDLTHGYISINADYRS; encoded by the coding sequence ATGTCCGACGCCGTCTCCCCGCTCGCCACGCCCTTCCCTGCCATGCCCGCGATCGCCGGCGTCCGCACCGCGACGGTGCGCGCCGGCTACAAGGCGTGGGACCGCACCGATTTGACGCTCGCGCTGTTCGACGAGGGCACGGCGGTCGCCGGCGTCACCACCCAGTCCAGATGCCCCTCGCCCGAGGTCGAATGGTGCCGCGCCGCGCTGCCGCTCGGCCGGGTGCGGGCGCTGGTGGTGAATGCCGGCAACAGCAACGCCTTCACCGGCCATCGCGGCCGCGCCGCGGTGGAGGCGATCGCGGCACGGGTGGCGGCGAGCATCGGCTGCCAGCCCTCCGACGTGTTCGTCGCCTCGACCGGAGTGATCGGCGTGCCGCTCCCGATCCCGACCGCGGAAGCCGGGGTCGATGCCGCGCTGGTCGCGCCCGAGACCGGCTGGGAGGCAGTCGCGGCCGCCATCTCCACCACCGATACCTTCCCCAAGGGCGCGATCGCGCGCGCCGTGATCGGCGACCGGACGGTCAACATCGTCGGCGTCATCAAGGGATCGGGCATGATCGCGCCGGACATGGCGACGATGCTCGGCTTCATCTTCACCGACGCGGCGATCGATCCGCTCTTCCTCCAGCAGATGCTCAACGCCGCCAACGGCCGGAGTTTCTCCTGCATCACCGTGGACGGCGACACCTCGACCTCCGACACGGTGCTGGCCTTCGCCACCGGCAAGGCCGGCAACGCCCCGCTCGCCTCTCATGACGATGCCGGCGCCGACGCCTTCGCCGCCGCACTGGCGGACGTCTGCCTGCAACTCGCGCAGTTGGTGGTCCGCGATGGCGAGGGCGCGTCCAAGTTCATCGAGATCGAAGTGGCCGGGGCGGAGAGCGACGACAGTGCGCGGACGATCGCGCTTTCGATCGCCAACTCGCCGCTGGTCAAGACCGCCATCGCCGGCGAGGACGCCAATTGGGGCCGCGTCGTCATGGCGGTCGGCAAGGCGGGCGAGCCGGCCGAGCGCGACCGCCTCGCGATCCGCTTCGGCGATACCCAGGTCGCTGCCGGCGGGCTGGCGGTGGAGGGCTATGACGAGGCGCCGGTCGCCGCCCATCTGAAGGGGCAGGATGTGCGGATCGGCGTCGATCTCGGCCTCGGCGAGGGTCATGCGACGGTGTGGACCTGCGATCTCACCCATGGCTACATCTCGATCAACGCCGATTACCGGAGCTGA
- the trxA gene encoding thioredoxin TrxA, whose translation MATKTITDASFQADVLSADGPVLVDFWAEWCGPCKMIGPALEELSDELGEKVTIAKLNIDENPDAPGKYGVRGIPTMILFKGGAPAATQVGAAPKSRLKAFIEESL comes from the coding sequence ATGGCTACCAAGACGATCACCGACGCCAGCTTCCAGGCCGACGTTCTCTCCGCCGACGGCCCCGTGCTGGTCGATTTCTGGGCGGAATGGTGCGGCCCCTGCAAGATGATCGGGCCGGCGCTCGAGGAGTTGTCCGACGAACTCGGCGAGAAGGTGACGATCGCCAAGCTCAACATCGACGAGAATCCGGATGCGCCGGGCAAATATGGCGTGCGCGGCATCCCGACGATGATCCTGTTCAAGGGCGGCGCGCCGGCGGCGACCCAGGTGGGAGCCGCGCCGAAGAGCCGGCTCAAGGCGTTCATCGAAGAATCGCTGTAA
- a CDS encoding GFA family protein, which translates to MLTGGCACGTIRYRIAGPAYDTGWCHCRLCQKSSGAPAMVFTTCALNDFVVEQGGDALGTVRLVDYGERGFCTRCGTSLTVHVDYQKHEIDVACASLDDPEAVTPGFHIFHDQKIGWVKLADGLPTYDGFGVDGRGLMPGDRPQ; encoded by the coding sequence ATGCTGACCGGCGGATGTGCATGCGGCACGATACGCTATCGGATCGCCGGGCCGGCCTATGATACCGGCTGGTGCCATTGCCGCCTGTGCCAGAAGAGTTCGGGCGCACCGGCGATGGTGTTCACCACCTGCGCGCTGAACGATTTCGTGGTCGAACAGGGCGGCGACGCGCTCGGCACCGTCCGGCTGGTGGACTATGGCGAACGCGGCTTCTGCACGCGCTGCGGCACCTCGCTGACCGTCCATGTCGATTACCAGAAGCACGAGATCGACGTCGCCTGCGCCAGCCTCGACGATCCGGAGGCGGTGACGCCCGGCTTCCACATCTTCCACGACCAGAAGATCGGCTGGGTGAAGCTCGCCGATGGACTGCCCACCTATGATGGCTTCGGCGTCGACGGACGCGGCCTGATGCCCGGAGATCGCCCGCAATGA
- a CDS encoding energy transducer TonB — protein MSMLLLLLMLGTVSGTGIGAPIDLSLHGNAASKAKFARPLGYPGDWITSEDYPADAIRLKVEGATGFRLDIDADGAVARCTVTATSGSDELDQTACELLVRRARFSPAMDASGHPIAATYSSSVRWQIPQPAPIPIAPVDIQVSFDVDPQGVVSNCTTTMTAQGSSAMTAGIAALCTMFAGTKVALPPEMDSLSGRRHVTTRTIVTIGDAKTASSPPRPN, from the coding sequence ATGTCCATGCTTTTGTTGCTGCTCATGTTGGGAACCGTGTCCGGGACCGGCATCGGTGCGCCGATCGACCTGTCGCTTCACGGGAATGCGGCATCGAAGGCAAAATTCGCGAGGCCGCTGGGTTATCCCGGCGATTGGATCACCTCCGAGGATTATCCTGCCGATGCGATCAGGCTGAAGGTGGAAGGCGCGACCGGCTTTCGGCTCGACATCGACGCGGACGGTGCGGTGGCCCGCTGTACGGTCACGGCCACGAGCGGCAGCGACGAACTGGACCAGACTGCCTGCGAGCTTCTGGTGCGGCGCGCGCGTTTCAGTCCGGCGATGGATGCATCCGGCCATCCGATCGCCGCGACCTATAGCAGTTCGGTGCGCTGGCAGATTCCCCAGCCGGCGCCGATACCGATCGCACCCGTCGATATCCAGGTGTCTTTCGATGTCGATCCGCAGGGCGTGGTCAGCAATTGCACGACGACGATGACCGCCCAGGGATCGTCGGCGATGACGGCGGGTATCGCTGCGCTCTGTACCATGTTCGCCGGCACGAAGGTCGCTCTGCCTCCCGAAATGGACTCTCTATCCGGCAGACGGCATGTGACGACCCGGACGATCGTGACGATCGGGGATGCGAAGACAGCATCTTCTCCACCCCGCCCGAATTGA
- a CDS encoding inositol monophosphatase family protein, with amino-acid sequence MSPYHAAVDGLMRKIGRDVVMARFRNLGAADIEEKAKDDYVTVADKESEARLTEGLMAILPGSHVVGEEAVAADPAVVERITEGRAWIVDPIDGTGNYAAGRTPFAIMVALAEDGVVQAGWILDPSTGRMCHAARGQGTFIDNHRFMARASGAPLPIAALATRYLPAEVRTDVERRADGHLTIADAPHCAGEQYPRVMMGQNDVALFWRAMPWDHAPGALILEEAGGRVARLDGTPYRLGDDRSGILIAASPRLWDETASLLFG; translated from the coding sequence ATGAGCCCCTACCACGCCGCCGTCGATGGCCTGATGCGCAAAATCGGGCGCGACGTCGTGATGGCCCGCTTCCGCAATCTCGGCGCCGCCGACATCGAGGAGAAGGCCAAGGACGATTACGTCACCGTCGCCGACAAGGAATCGGAGGCCAGGCTCACCGAAGGGCTGATGGCGATCCTGCCCGGCAGCCATGTCGTCGGCGAGGAAGCGGTCGCCGCCGATCCCGCCGTGGTGGAGCGGATCACCGAGGGGCGTGCCTGGATCGTCGATCCGATCGACGGCACCGGCAATTATGCTGCCGGCCGCACCCCGTTCGCGATCATGGTCGCGTTGGCCGAAGACGGCGTGGTGCAGGCTGGCTGGATCCTCGATCCGTCGACCGGGCGGATGTGCCATGCCGCACGCGGCCAGGGCACCTTCATCGACAATCACCGCTTCATGGCGCGGGCGAGCGGCGCGCCGCTGCCGATCGCCGCGCTGGCGACCCGCTACCTGCCGGCAGAGGTCCGCACCGACGTCGAGCGCCGTGCCGACGGGCATCTGACCATCGCCGACGCTCCGCATTGCGCGGGCGAGCAATATCCGCGGGTCATGATGGGCCAGAATGACGTGGCGCTGTTCTGGCGCGCGATGCCGTGGGACCATGCCCCCGGCGCGCTGATCCTCGAGGAGGCCGGCGGCCGCGTCGCGCGCCTCGACGGCACGCCCTACAGGCTGGGCGACGACAGGAGCGGAATATTGATCGCCGCCTCGCCCCGGCTGTGGGACGAGACGGCGAGCTTGCTGTTCGGCTAA
- the addA gene encoding double-strand break repair helicase AddA has protein sequence MSRRPSLLKPLEGAQALASDPGRLVWLSASAGTGKTHVLTARVIRLLLAGNDPAAILCLTFTKAGAAEMADRIHARLASWVRMKDVLLRKELFALGEAHDDDAVAAARTLFARVLEATGGGLRIQTIHAFCQTLLAGFPAEAGLVPGFRPLEEREEQALGYATLAQLLVEAERGGDLPLVRDVQALSRRLGEQGAESFLRQCARVPDAMAALGSGIEAKLRRAMGVPDGDVEEAIAEACADDRFDGAGLAQIAAANAAWGTATGLADADKIAAWRAAAPGARATTLDHLVSVFHTAKGEPRKYSPKLIAADPAYADLAMRLGDACRALLDLRTKAAFAAILAAGLRAGQAYARAYAEAKRAAGAVDFDDLIRTAVKLLNTEGMGEWVRYKLDQRTDHILIDEAQDTNARQWAIAEALAGEFWRTEAEPGERLRTLFTVGDFKQAIFGFQGTNPVFFEAAARRFAAYAEAGERHFDALSLDRSFRSTPPVLAVVDRLIAHLGADAFGLFDAVPPHEAARKGPGRIMLWPPISAIEADEVATGEEGWLDDATRLFADRLARQVKAWIDAAPWMSTRGRALRPEDVMILVRKRGDLASLLVARLHAHGVPVAGVDRLRLDAPLVVKDLLAAARFALQPADDLNLGALLVSPLFGWTQQQLYDVAYGRNGGLWPALPEGEARRELGRILAAADLVTPYRFFEEILSGPLDGRRKLLGRLGEEARDPIEELLNAALLFEENGTPSLQLFLDWFDRGEVQIKRDPSAPLDAVRVMTAHGSKGLQAPLVVLADATGDPDRSPGGNIGWSAEEGDDPVPVIRPKKEERFAPFAEMIEQAEARDREEHWRLLYVAATRAEEWLAIGGALGPAARGVIPERSWYAALAASLDSLGAEQADDPLWGEARIYAAEGERGVARAVRPPAPESPLPDWLHAPAPEESRPPRPLAPSAIGSDTVASPPPGPAMRDAAERGRLLHALFERLPGLAADRRQAAADRWLEQSAGVADPAMRAALIADAGAVIDDPRFAAIFSAAALAEAPIAAVVEGRVIAGTVDRLLVTPDAVTLVDFKTGTRPPDRIERVPRHHLEQMGAYAAALAVIFPGRAIAAALLYTAGPTLIPLPADILATHKPDYDGREQSLGLVG, from the coding sequence GCCGCCGTCCCTCGCTGCTGAAGCCGCTGGAGGGCGCGCAGGCGCTCGCCTCCGATCCGGGCCGGTTGGTCTGGCTGTCGGCCTCGGCGGGCACCGGCAAGACCCATGTCTTGACCGCGCGCGTGATCCGGCTGCTGCTGGCCGGCAATGATCCCGCCGCGATCCTCTGCCTCACCTTCACCAAGGCGGGCGCGGCCGAGATGGCGGATCGCATCCATGCGCGCCTCGCCAGCTGGGTGCGGATGAAGGACGTTCTGCTCCGCAAGGAATTGTTCGCGCTCGGCGAGGCGCATGACGATGACGCCGTGGCGGCCGCCCGCACCCTGTTCGCGCGCGTGCTGGAGGCGACCGGCGGGGGACTGCGCATCCAGACCATCCATGCCTTCTGCCAGACCTTGCTCGCCGGCTTTCCCGCTGAGGCCGGTCTCGTCCCCGGCTTCCGGCCGCTGGAAGAGCGCGAGGAGCAGGCGCTTGGTTACGCCACGCTCGCGCAATTGCTGGTCGAGGCCGAGCGCGGCGGCGATCTGCCGCTGGTCCGCGACGTGCAGGCGCTGAGCCGCCGGCTGGGCGAGCAGGGCGCCGAAAGCTTCCTGCGCCAGTGCGCGCGCGTCCCCGATGCGATGGCGGCGCTCGGCTCCGGCATCGAGGCCAAGCTGCGCCGTGCGATGGGCGTGCCTGACGGCGATGTCGAGGAGGCGATCGCGGAGGCCTGCGCGGACGATCGCTTCGATGGTGCCGGGCTGGCCCAAATCGCCGCCGCGAACGCCGCCTGGGGCACCGCGACCGGGCTGGCCGATGCCGACAAGATCGCGGCCTGGCGCGCCGCCGCGCCGGGTGCGCGCGCGACCACGCTCGATCATCTGGTCTCGGTCTTCCACACCGCCAAGGGCGAGCCGCGCAAATATTCGCCCAAGCTGATCGCCGCCGATCCGGCCTATGCCGATCTGGCGATGCGGCTGGGGGATGCCTGCCGCGCGCTGCTGGACCTGCGCACCAAGGCGGCGTTTGCGGCGATCTTGGCGGCGGGGCTGCGCGCGGGCCAGGCCTATGCCCGCGCCTATGCCGAGGCCAAGCGCGCGGCCGGCGCGGTCGATTTCGACGATCTGATCCGCACCGCCGTCAAGCTGCTCAACACCGAGGGCATGGGCGAGTGGGTGCGCTACAAGCTCGACCAGCGCACCGATCATATCCTGATCGACGAGGCGCAGGACACCAATGCGCGCCAATGGGCGATCGCCGAGGCGCTGGCCGGCGAGTTCTGGCGCACCGAAGCCGAGCCCGGTGAACGGCTGCGCACCCTGTTCACGGTCGGCGACTTCAAGCAGGCGATCTTCGGATTCCAGGGCACGAACCCGGTGTTCTTCGAGGCGGCGGCGCGGCGCTTCGCGGCCTATGCGGAGGCGGGCGAGCGGCATTTCGACGCGCTGTCGCTCGATCGCTCCTTCCGGTCGACGCCGCCGGTGCTGGCGGTGGTCGATCGGCTGATCGCGCATCTGGGCGCCGATGCCTTCGGGCTGTTCGACGCGGTGCCGCCGCACGAGGCGGCGCGCAAGGGGCCGGGGCGGATCATGCTGTGGCCGCCAATCTCCGCGATCGAGGCCGACGAGGTCGCGACCGGCGAGGAGGGCTGGCTCGACGATGCCACCCGCCTGTTCGCCGATCGGCTCGCCCGGCAGGTGAAGGCGTGGATCGATGCCGCGCCGTGGATGTCCACGCGCGGCCGGGCGCTGCGTCCCGAGGATGTGATGATCCTCGTCCGCAAGCGGGGTGATCTCGCCTCGCTGCTGGTTGCGCGGCTGCACGCGCATGGCGTGCCGGTGGCGGGAGTCGATCGGCTGCGGCTGGATGCGCCGCTGGTCGTCAAGGATCTGCTCGCCGCCGCACGCTTCGCGCTGCAACCGGCCGACGATCTCAATCTCGGCGCGCTGCTCGTCTCGCCGCTGTTCGGCTGGACCCAGCAGCAGCTCTATGACGTGGCATATGGCCGCAACGGTGGCCTGTGGCCGGCGCTGCCCGAGGGCGAGGCGCGGCGCGAACTCGGCCGCATCCTCGCCGCCGCCGATCTCGTCACCCCCTATCGCTTCTTCGAGGAGATATTGTCCGGCCCGCTCGATGGCCGGCGCAAGCTGCTCGGCCGGCTGGGCGAGGAAGCGCGCGACCCGATCGAGGAATTGTTGAACGCCGCCCTGCTGTTCGAGGAGAATGGCACGCCCTCGCTCCAGCTGTTCCTCGACTGGTTCGATCGCGGCGAGGTGCAGATCAAGCGCGACCCGTCCGCGCCGCTCGACGCGGTGCGGGTGATGACCGCGCATGGCTCCAAGGGCTTGCAGGCGCCGCTGGTGGTGCTGGCGGACGCGACCGGCGATCCCGATCGCTCGCCCGGCGGCAACATCGGCTGGTCGGCCGAGGAGGGCGACGATCCGGTGCCGGTGATCCGGCCGAAGAAGGAGGAGCGCTTCGCTCCCTTCGCCGAGATGATCGAACAGGCCGAGGCACGCGATAGGGAGGAGCATTGGCGGCTGCTCTATGTGGCGGCCACCCGTGCCGAGGAGTGGCTGGCGATCGGCGGCGCGCTCGGCCCGGCGGCGCGCGGCGTGATCCCCGAACGCAGCTGGTATGCGGCGCTGGCGGCCTCGCTCGACAGTCTCGGTGCCGAACAGGCGGATGATCCGCTGTGGGGCGAGGCCCGCATCTATGCGGCCGAAGGCGAGCGTGGCGTGGCACGGGCGGTGCGTCCGCCGGCACCGGAGTCGCCGCTGCCGGACTGGCTCCATGCCCCTGCGCCCGAAGAGAGCCGTCCGCCGCGCCCGCTGGCACCGTCCGCGATCGGCAGCGATACCGTCGCCAGCCCGCCGCCCGGGCCGGCGATGCGTGACGCCGCGGAGCGTGGACGCCTGCTCCATGCATTGTTCGAGCGACTTCCGGGGCTTGCAGCGGATCGTCGTCAGGCGGCCGCCGATCGCTGGCTGGAACAGTCGGCCGGCGTGGCCGATCCGGCGATGCGGGCGGCCTTGATCGCCGATGCCGGCGCGGTGATCGACGATCCGCGCTTTGCCGCGATCTTCTCGGCTGCCGCACTGGCCGAAGCGCCGATCGCGGCGGTGGTCGAGGGGCGGGTGATCGCCGGCACCGTCGATCGCCTGCTGGTCACACCCGACGCGGTGACACTGGTCGATTTCAAGACCGGCACGCGCCCGCCGGATCGGATCGAGCGCGTGCCCCGGCATCATCTGGAGCAGATGGGCGCCTATGCGGCTGCGCTCGCGGTGATCTTCCCCGGCCGCGCAATCGCGGCGGCTTTGCTCTACACCGCCGGCCCTACGTTGATCCCGCTGCCGGCCGATATACTCGCCACGCACAAGCCGGACTATGATGGCAGGGAGCAAAGCTTGGGATTGGTCGGTTGA